TTTTTCAATCTCTGCTGTTACACTGCGAATTATCTTCTTTAATTGAGGATGCGAGGTGGAATTTGAAAGAGAACGCAATGCCTGAAGGATGTTCACACCTGCGTGAATTAGCGTAGCAAACTCGTGATAAAAATTAGATAATGTCTTTTGAGTTATCATTTTAAATTAATATATTTATAGATTACAAGGATTTTATGCTATAGATTGCAGAGATTCAACTACAACTCAAGATTACTACTAAAAAAAAA
The bacterium DNA segment above includes these coding regions:
- a CDS encoding type II secretion system F family protein: MITQKTLSNFYHEFATLIHAGVNILQALRSLSNSTSHPQLKKIIRSVTAEIEK